One genomic segment of Nocardia spumae includes these proteins:
- a CDS encoding SAM-dependent methyltransferase codes for MEDPAQIRTDIPHSARIWNFWMGGKDNYEVDRVVGEASLQIDPDISTMAVQSRQFLIRAVSYLAEEAGIRQFLDIGTGLPTMQNTHEVAQSIAPEAKVVYVDHDPLVLAHARALLTSTTAEGVTTYVNADFHEPEKIVAEARTILNLDEPVAVMFMGVLGHARSYEDLLRIVRTVLAAVPSGSYLVLWDGTDDSPAYVELCAEYAKSGGTPYYPRTRDEIAAAFDGLDLIDPGYTCITRWLPGSSEVGCTPEIAAFGGVARKP; via the coding sequence ATGGAGGATCCAGCACAGATCCGCACCGATATTCCGCATTCGGCGCGTATCTGGAATTTCTGGATGGGCGGGAAGGACAATTACGAGGTCGACCGTGTGGTCGGCGAGGCCAGTCTGCAGATCGATCCCGATATCTCGACGATGGCGGTGCAGTCGCGGCAATTCCTGATCCGCGCGGTCAGCTACCTCGCCGAGGAGGCCGGTATCCGGCAATTCCTGGATATCGGTACCGGACTGCCGACCATGCAGAACACCCACGAGGTGGCGCAGAGCATCGCGCCCGAGGCCAAGGTGGTCTACGTCGACCACGACCCGCTGGTGCTCGCCCATGCCCGGGCGCTCCTCACCAGCACCACCGCCGAGGGGGTGACGACGTATGTCAACGCCGATTTCCACGAGCCGGAGAAGATCGTCGCCGAGGCGCGCACGATCCTGAATCTGGACGAGCCCGTGGCTGTGATGTTCATGGGCGTTCTCGGACACGCCCGCAGTTACGAGGATCTGCTGCGGATCGTGCGCACCGTCCTGGCGGCGGTCCCGTCCGGCAGTTATCTGGTGCTGTGGGATGGCACCGACGACAGCCCGGCCTACGTCGAGCTGTGCGCCGAGTACGCCAAATCCGGTGGGACGCCGTATTATCCGCGCACCCGCGACGAAATCGCCGCCGCGTTCGACGGATTGGATCTGATCGACCCGGGCTATACCTGCATCACCCGGTGGCTGCCCGGCTCCAGCGAGGTCGGCTGCACCCCGGAGATCGCGGCCTTCGGCGGCGTCGCCCGCAAACCCTGA
- a CDS encoding Gfo/Idh/MocA family protein: MTVLNVAVIGFGLAGAVFHAPLIAAEPRMRLAAVVTSSAERADRARAEHPQAGVFTTVDDLLSGGTDLDLVVVATPNRTHAPLARRMLAAGLPVVVDKPFALTAAEGESVIAVAREAGLLLTVFQNRRWDSDFRTARQLIETGALGQVWRFESRFERWRPRPKGGWRELGGAEEGAGILYDLGSHLIDQALTLFGPVAEVYCELDARRPGVRADDDAFLALTHSGGVRSQLWMSAVAAQLGPRLRVLGSERAYVCYGLDPQEAALRAGRRPGDGQPWGRVDPEQWGLLGTDGELAPAPSAPGAYPDFYAGVAAALLDGAAPPVDPADAVATLRIIERARDSARAR; the protein is encoded by the coding sequence ATGACAGTGCTGAACGTGGCGGTGATCGGTTTCGGCTTGGCCGGTGCGGTCTTTCACGCACCACTGATCGCCGCCGAACCCCGGATGCGGCTGGCCGCGGTGGTGACCTCCTCCGCCGAGCGGGCCGACCGGGCCCGGGCCGAACATCCGCAGGCCGGGGTATTCACCACCGTCGACGACCTGCTGTCCGGCGGCACGGACCTCGATCTCGTCGTGGTCGCCACCCCCAACCGCACCCACGCTCCACTCGCGCGGCGGATGCTGGCGGCGGGGCTGCCGGTGGTGGTCGACAAACCGTTCGCGCTCACCGCCGCGGAGGGCGAATCCGTGATCGCCGTCGCGCGCGAGGCCGGGCTGCTGCTGACCGTCTTCCAGAATCGCCGCTGGGACAGCGACTTTCGTACCGCGCGGCAATTGATCGAGACCGGTGCGCTGGGACAGGTGTGGCGGTTCGAATCCCGGTTCGAACGCTGGCGGCCGCGCCCGAAGGGAGGATGGCGCGAACTCGGCGGCGCCGAGGAGGGCGCCGGCATCCTCTACGATCTCGGTAGCCATCTGATCGACCAGGCGCTCACCCTGTTCGGTCCGGTCGCCGAGGTGTACTGCGAGCTCGATGCCCGCCGCCCCGGAGTGCGAGCCGACGACGACGCCTTCCTCGCGCTCACCCACAGCGGTGGGGTGCGCTCGCAGTTGTGGATGAGCGCCGTCGCCGCGCAGCTGGGCCCGCGTCTGCGCGTGCTCGGTTCCGAGCGTGCCTACGTGTGCTACGGCCTCGATCCGCAGGAGGCCGCGCTGCGTGCGGGGCGCCGGCCGGGTGACGGACAGCCCTGGGGGAGAGTCGATCCCGAGCAATGGGGTCTGCTCGGCACCGATGGCGAGCTGGCACCGGCGCCGAGCGCGCCCGGCGCCTATCCGGACTTCTACGCGGGGGTGGCCGCCGCCCTGCTCGACGGCGCCGCACCGCCGGTGGATCCCGCCGATGCCGTTGCGACGCTGCGGATCATCGAACGGGCCCGCGACTCGGCGCGAGCCCGCTGA
- a CDS encoding MFS transporter, producing the protein MNATMTEPVVVRRRWVVIVSCMSVALVVASMAALYTALPEIASATGATQSQLTWIIDGYTLALACLVLPAGALGDRYGRRIVMIGGLVIFALASAVPLLISGTGWLIGARALAGVGAALVMPSTLSLLTAGTPPDRRNVAVGIWAGTVGGGAVLGILGSGVLLWRWSWLSITLAMAVSGAVLAIAACTVPESHDSVRARFDPWGAVTGAAAVGLIVVAALEAPQRGWTDPFVLGTVVAALAVGTAFALVELRAEQPLLDVRLFALRGFGAGTASVAVQFLVSFGLFMLIVQFFQLILGYSPLLSAVAMAPMIVPMVALSVIAPWLAQRFGLRLPTTAGLVIVGIGLLCLSRLTADSTFVDVLWPLLIMSTGLGLSAAPATAAIVDGAPDDKQGVAAAVNDAAREMGAALGIALAGSVLAAGYSRRIGEIAASIPEPIRGPVTGSLAGALQVTERLGPQADPLATQAESAFAYGLHQATLVLGLFTLAVAAILGCWAPARTRPKPAGQAQKPSPAAVD; encoded by the coding sequence ATGAACGCAACCATGACCGAGCCCGTCGTGGTGCGCCGCCGCTGGGTGGTGATCGTGTCCTGTATGTCGGTCGCACTGGTCGTCGCCTCGATGGCGGCGCTGTACACCGCACTGCCGGAAATCGCGTCGGCGACCGGGGCCACCCAGTCCCAATTGACCTGGATCATCGACGGTTACACCCTGGCGCTGGCCTGTCTGGTGCTGCCCGCCGGGGCACTCGGTGATCGCTACGGTCGGCGCATCGTCATGATCGGCGGACTGGTGATCTTCGCCCTCGCCTCCGCGGTTCCACTGCTGATCAGCGGAACCGGCTGGCTGATCGGCGCCCGCGCGCTGGCCGGAGTGGGGGCGGCACTGGTCATGCCGTCGACATTGTCGCTGCTGACCGCCGGAACTCCGCCGGATCGCCGCAATGTCGCGGTCGGCATCTGGGCGGGCACCGTCGGCGGCGGTGCGGTACTGGGCATTCTCGGCTCCGGCGTCCTGCTCTGGCGGTGGTCCTGGTTGTCGATCACCCTGGCGATGGCGGTATCGGGCGCGGTGCTGGCGATCGCGGCGTGCACGGTTCCCGAATCCCACGACAGCGTGCGGGCCCGTTTCGATCCCTGGGGCGCGGTCACCGGGGCGGCCGCGGTGGGGTTGATCGTCGTGGCGGCGCTGGAGGCGCCGCAGCGGGGCTGGACCGATCCGTTCGTCCTGGGCACGGTGGTCGCGGCGCTGGCGGTGGGCACGGCGTTCGCGCTGGTCGAACTGCGGGCCGAGCAGCCCCTCCTGGACGTGCGGCTGTTCGCCCTGCGGGGTTTCGGCGCCGGTACGGCGTCGGTCGCGGTGCAGTTCCTCGTCTCGTTCGGGTTGTTCATGCTCATCGTGCAGTTCTTCCAGTTGATCCTCGGCTATTCGCCGTTGCTGTCGGCGGTGGCGATGGCGCCGATGATCGTGCCCATGGTCGCGCTGTCGGTGATCGCGCCGTGGCTGGCCCAGCGATTCGGACTGCGGCTGCCGACCACCGCGGGGCTGGTGATCGTCGGTATCGGATTGCTGTGCCTGTCCCGGCTGACCGCCGACAGTACCTTCGTCGACGTGCTGTGGCCGTTGTTGATCATGAGCACCGGGCTCGGTTTGTCCGCCGCGCCCGCGACCGCGGCGATCGTCGACGGCGCACCGGACGACAAGCAGGGGGTCGCGGCCGCGGTGAACGACGCGGCCCGGGAGATGGGCGCGGCACTGGGGATCGCACTGGCCGGAAGTGTGCTGGCCGCCGGGTACAGCCGTCGCATCGGTGAGATCGCCGCGTCGATCCCCGAACCGATCCGGGGGCCGGTCACCGGTTCGCTGGCCGGTGCGCTGCAGGTCACCGAGCGACTGGGCCCACAGGCCGACCCCCTTGCCACACAAGCGGAATCGGCGTTCGCCTACGGCTTGCACCAAGCCACCCTCGTCCTCGGTCTGTTCACCCTCGCGGTCGCCGCCATCCTCGGCTGCTGGGCGCCCGCTCGCACCCGACCGAAACCGGCCGGGCAGGCGCAGAAGCCGTCCCCGGCGGCCGTGGACTGA
- a CDS encoding TetR/AcrR family transcriptional regulator — translation MTTPSAAIESDDDPRKVRSRRRLLDAATELLRDGGLDAVTIDAVTRRSGVARTTLYRHFDTVTELRTATLEELLPPVVEVPVGGALRERLIELLARQAQGINDVPLHLTTLAWLATEDEQSGGEGIRAGSLRAHLIETYRRPFDELFDDDHARALLGDRDLTAVLAQLIGPIVFVRLSGIGRATRADCARIVDDFLAACAASDRTATRNRLRARRSPAQ, via the coding sequence ATGACCACACCGAGTGCCGCGATCGAATCCGACGACGATCCGCGCAAGGTTCGCTCGCGCCGCCGCCTGCTCGACGCCGCCACCGAGCTGCTGCGCGACGGCGGCCTGGACGCGGTCACCATCGACGCGGTCACCCGGCGTTCCGGGGTCGCGCGCACGACGCTCTACCGGCATTTCGACACCGTCACCGAATTACGCACCGCCACATTGGAAGAGCTGCTACCGCCGGTGGTCGAGGTGCCGGTCGGGGGCGCGCTGCGGGAACGGCTGATCGAACTACTCGCCCGGCAGGCCCAGGGCATCAACGACGTACCGCTGCATCTGACCACGCTCGCGTGGCTGGCCACCGAGGACGAGCAGTCCGGCGGGGAGGGAATCCGGGCGGGTTCGCTGCGCGCCCACCTCATCGAGACCTACCGCCGGCCGTTCGACGAACTGTTCGACGACGACCATGCCCGGGCACTGCTGGGCGACCGGGATCTCACCGCGGTCCTGGCACAACTCATCGGCCCGATCGTGTTCGTGCGGCTGTCCGGAATCGGCCGGGCCACCCGTGCCGACTGCGCCCGCATCGTCGACGACTTCCTGGCCGCGTGCGCCGCCTCCGATCGCACCGCGACCCGCAATCGGCTGCGGGCGCGGCGATCACCCGCTCAGTAG
- a CDS encoding GNAT family N-acetyltransferase, which yields MASGTSSIEVRTLTDAADLRTAGAIFRTAMVGLPPRSDDPDGLVEPGRTLGARLNGELVGGADSYTSRLVVPGGRWVPHAAVTHVGVLPTHTRRGVVSALLRHQLADIAGRGEIVASLRATQGGIYERFGYGVAGSYATLELDRARARLRDSVPASGPVRYLDPAVRWETLAKIYAAADISWTGAIERPSYWWRLQELFTGEAGWTVVHGAPGAEDGFLRYRPADGAAWPRNPHRTVVVDDWVATTPDAYRGLLRHLLALDIVERIVVTFAPVDSPLRQLFADERVVTVAGVHDETWLRLIDVHAALDRRDYRDSAPVVIAVDDEILPANTGSYRIAAGTVTRVDAPADLTTDVSTLAAAYLGGTGWRQLALAGRVIEHRDGAADDADALFATTTAPFAGTYF from the coding sequence ATGGCAAGCGGCACATCGTCCATCGAGGTTCGCACGCTCACCGACGCGGCGGATCTGCGCACCGCCGGCGCCATCTTCCGCACCGCGATGGTCGGGTTGCCGCCACGGTCCGACGATCCCGACGGACTGGTGGAGCCGGGCCGCACCCTGGGCGCGCGTCTGAACGGGGAGCTGGTCGGGGGCGCGGATTCCTACACCAGCCGATTGGTGGTGCCGGGCGGACGATGGGTCCCGCACGCCGCGGTCACCCATGTGGGTGTCCTACCCACCCATACCCGGCGCGGGGTGGTGAGCGCGCTGCTCCGCCACCAGCTCGCCGACATCGCCGGCCGCGGTGAGATCGTGGCGAGCCTGCGTGCCACCCAGGGCGGTATCTACGAACGGTTCGGTTACGGCGTGGCCGGTTCGTACGCGACCCTCGAGCTGGATCGGGCGCGCGCCCGGCTGCGCGATTCCGTGCCGGCGAGCGGCCCGGTGCGCTACCTCGACCCCGCGGTCCGCTGGGAGACCCTGGCGAAAATCTATGCTGCCGCGGACATCTCGTGGACCGGTGCGATCGAGCGGCCCTCGTACTGGTGGCGGCTGCAGGAACTGTTCACCGGAGAGGCGGGGTGGACCGTGGTGCACGGCGCCCCCGGAGCCGAGGACGGCTTTCTGCGCTACCGTCCCGCCGACGGCGCGGCCTGGCCGCGCAACCCGCACCGCACGGTCGTGGTCGACGACTGGGTCGCCACGACACCGGATGCCTACCGCGGACTGCTGCGCCATCTGCTCGCACTCGACATCGTGGAACGGATCGTGGTGACCTTCGCGCCGGTGGACAGCCCGCTGCGGCAGCTGTTCGCCGACGAACGGGTGGTCACCGTCGCCGGTGTGCACGACGAGACCTGGTTGCGCCTGATCGATGTGCACGCCGCACTCGATCGGCGCGACTACCGCGACTCGGCCCCGGTGGTGATCGCGGTCGACGACGAGATCCTGCCCGCCAACACCGGCTCGTATCGCATCGCCGCCGGCACGGTGACCCGGGTCGACGCGCCCGCCGATCTCACGACCGACGTGTCCACCCTCGCCGCGGCCTATCTCGGCGGCACCGGCTGGCGGCAGCTGGCCCTGGCCGGCCGGGTGATCGAACATCGTGACGGCGCGGCCGACGACGCGGACGCCCTGTTCGCCACCACGACGGCGCCGTTCGCGGGGACCTATTTCTGA
- a CDS encoding LLM class flavin-dependent oxidoreductase has translation MIASHVTHSHAAWRHPGSETDYLSPGYYRRVAQTLERGKFDFLFFADLLATPVRYGNDIRVPLRSGTQASATIDPALVAAALADTTDRLGLAITKSTTYFHPYEVARIFATLDHLSGGRAAWNVITSLNQAEAQNFGLDNHLGHDERYDRAHEFLEVAYKLWGSWDPDALVRDKESGVFADPDKVRVVDHDGRWFKTRGPLTVPHSPQSRPVLIQAGSSPVGRDFAARWAEAIFEIDPTPEGRRAYYDDIKSRASDFGRDPDQVKIFPSFVPFVGETETIAREKQAFHNELADPVSGLITLSVHTDHDFSRYDMDAPIEDVVVPGTQGLFDVARRLSLRDNLTLRDIGTLYAQGVLLPQFVGTPAQIADQIEAGFHGGEADGYILSAAQAPGTFDDFVDLVVPELQRRGLFRTEYTGATLRDHLGLSPASLNPVPRRVTAAAGG, from the coding sequence CTGATCGCCTCGCACGTCACCCACTCGCATGCGGCGTGGCGGCATCCGGGGTCGGAGACCGACTATCTGAGCCCCGGCTACTACCGCCGGGTCGCGCAGACCCTCGAGCGTGGCAAGTTCGACTTCCTGTTCTTCGCGGACCTGCTGGCCACACCGGTCCGCTACGGCAACGACATCCGGGTGCCGCTGCGCAGCGGCACCCAGGCCTCGGCGACGATCGATCCGGCGCTGGTGGCGGCGGCACTGGCCGACACCACCGACCGGCTCGGGCTCGCGATCACCAAGTCCACCACCTACTTTCATCCCTACGAGGTGGCCCGGATCTTCGCCACGCTCGATCATCTGTCCGGCGGGCGGGCCGCGTGGAATGTGATCACGTCGCTCAATCAGGCGGAGGCGCAGAATTTCGGGCTCGACAACCATCTGGGCCACGACGAACGCTACGACCGCGCCCACGAGTTCCTCGAGGTGGCCTACAAACTGTGGGGCAGCTGGGATCCCGACGCGCTCGTGCGGGACAAGGAATCGGGAGTATTCGCCGATCCGGACAAGGTGCGCGTCGTCGACCACGACGGGCGCTGGTTCAAGACCCGCGGGCCGCTGACCGTCCCGCATTCGCCGCAGAGCCGGCCGGTGCTGATCCAGGCCGGATCATCGCCGGTCGGCCGCGACTTCGCGGCGCGCTGGGCCGAGGCGATCTTCGAGATCGACCCGACCCCGGAGGGCCGCCGCGCCTACTACGACGACATCAAGTCGCGCGCATCGGATTTCGGCCGTGATCCGGACCAGGTGAAGATCTTCCCGTCGTTCGTGCCGTTCGTGGGGGAGACCGAGACCATCGCCCGCGAGAAGCAGGCGTTCCACAACGAACTGGCCGATCCGGTATCCGGGCTGATCACCCTGTCGGTGCACACCGACCACGATTTCTCCCGCTACGACATGGACGCGCCGATCGAGGATGTCGTGGTCCCGGGCACGCAGGGACTGTTCGACGTGGCCCGGCGGCTGAGTCTGCGCGACAACCTGACCCTGCGCGATATCGGCACGCTGTACGCGCAGGGCGTGTTGCTGCCGCAGTTCGTCGGCACCCCCGCCCAGATCGCCGATCAGATCGAGGCCGGATTCCACGGCGGTGAGGCCGACGGCTACATCCTGTCCGCGGCTCAGGCACCGGGCACCTTCGACGATTTCGTCGACCTCGTGGTGCCGGAACTGCAGCGGCGCGGGCTGTTTCGCACCGAGTACACCGGCGCCACCCTGCGCGATCATCTCGGCCTGAGCCCCGCGAGCCTGAACCCGGTCCCGCGTCGCGTCACCGCCGCCGCCGGCGGCTGA
- a CDS encoding DEAD/DEAH box helicase encodes MKTSSPSFALLGVRPPLAQALAANGIAAPFPIQADTLPDSLAGRNILGRGRTGSGKTLAFTIPVIDRLGETGRQAAPNRPVGLVLAPTRELATQIAMTMEPLAAVYGMSVTTVFGGVPQQRQVRSLRRGADIVVACPGRLEDLMQQELIALDDIRITVIDEADHMADLGFLPAVTRILAATPSDGQRLLFSATLDKSVNRLVDRFLPGAVRHSVGEADTPVATMAHHIFESADMTAKKALVQQLAAGAGRRILFTRTKHQARRLARQLRSAGIAAVELHGDLAQNARDRNLAAFAGDAATVLVATDVAARGVHVDDVELVVHVDPPAEHKAYLHRSGRTARAGGSGDVVTLMLPAERGTVTTLLRKAGIDAAVQQVSEDSPAVSRLVGPIAALVDQSQRGALVPSAEAKKSAAQPSPRAQKSRRHGAGSGGGAAAGGGGRRRATRDRVAGDRVAGGRVGDRGSDGRPSGDRTAGARTAGDRSTRARTNRDRGTGGRVTADRAAGDRVAGRRGARGHGQGVAPAGSTGGRAGFSRTAGSRSR; translated from the coding sequence ATGAAAACCTCTTCTCCTTCGTTCGCCCTGCTCGGCGTCCGCCCGCCGCTGGCCCAGGCGCTGGCGGCCAACGGGATCGCCGCACCGTTTCCCATCCAGGCCGACACGCTGCCGGATTCACTCGCCGGCCGGAATATTCTCGGCCGCGGACGCACCGGCAGCGGTAAGACGCTCGCCTTCACGATTCCGGTGATCGACCGGCTCGGCGAGACCGGTCGGCAAGCCGCGCCGAACCGCCCCGTCGGGCTGGTCCTGGCGCCGACCAGGGAACTCGCCACCCAGATCGCCATGACGATGGAACCGCTGGCCGCCGTGTACGGGATGTCGGTCACCACCGTTTTCGGCGGTGTGCCACAACAGCGCCAGGTGCGTTCGCTGCGCCGTGGCGCCGATATCGTCGTCGCGTGCCCCGGCCGGCTCGAGGATCTGATGCAGCAGGAGCTCATCGCTCTCGACGACATCCGGATCACCGTGATCGACGAGGCCGACCACATGGCCGATCTCGGATTCCTGCCCGCCGTCACCCGGATCCTGGCGGCCACCCCGTCCGATGGCCAGCGCCTGCTCTTCTCGGCGACGCTGGACAAGAGTGTCAACCGGCTGGTCGACCGCTTTCTGCCGGGCGCGGTGCGGCATTCGGTGGGCGAGGCGGACACTCCCGTCGCGACGATGGCACACCACATCTTCGAGTCCGCCGACATGACCGCCAAGAAGGCGCTCGTACAGCAGCTCGCGGCCGGCGCCGGCCGGCGAATCCTGTTCACCCGCACCAAACACCAGGCTCGCCGGCTGGCCCGGCAATTGCGGTCGGCGGGCATCGCCGCTGTGGAGTTGCACGGTGACCTGGCGCAGAACGCCCGCGACCGCAATCTGGCGGCGTTCGCCGGTGATGCCGCGACGGTGCTGGTCGCCACCGATGTCGCCGCCCGCGGCGTGCACGTCGACGATGTCGAACTCGTGGTGCACGTCGACCCTCCCGCGGAACACAAGGCCTACCTGCATCGTTCGGGCCGCACCGCACGAGCGGGCGGTTCCGGGGACGTCGTGACGCTCATGCTGCCGGCCGAGCGTGGCACCGTCACCACCTTGCTGCGCAAGGCCGGTATCGATGCCGCGGTGCAGCAGGTTTCGGAGGACTCGCCGGCGGTGTCGCGGCTCGTGGGACCGATCGCCGCGCTCGTCGACCAGTCGCAGCGCGGTGCGCTTGTGCCGTCGGCCGAGGCGAAAAAGTCCGCGGCTCAACCGTCGCCACGTGCGCAGAAGTCGCGGCGACACGGCGCCGGGAGCGGTGGCGGCGCTGCGGCCGGTGGTGGCGGGCGACGTCGTGCCACCAGGGACCGCGTGGCCGGTGACCGCGTGGCCGGTGGGCGTGTGGGTGACCGCGGCTCCGATGGGCGGCCATCCGGTGACCGCACTGCCGGCGCCCGGACCGCCGGAGACCGCAGTACCCGTGCGCGCACGAACCGTGATCGTGGTACCGGTGGACGCGTCACCGCCGACCGCGCCGCCGGTGATCGCGTCGCCGGTCGCCGGGGGGCCCGCGGCCACGGTCAGGGTGTTGCCCCGGCGGGCAGCACCGGTGGCCGGGCCGGATTCTCGCGCACCGCGGGCAGCCGTAGTCGCTGA
- a CDS encoding trans-aconitate 2-methyltransferase, whose translation MWDPEKYRSFGDHRSRPFFELIGRIGAEKPRRVVDLGCGPGHLSAALTSRWPGAHLEAFDSSPEMVSAARELGVDAEVGTAQDWRPAPDTDVVVANAVLQWVPTHVELLPEWVAALPAGAWLALQVPGNFDAPSHVAIRQLAARDEWRPHLASTGILQPRDVLDPEGYATVLTAAGCTVDAWETTYLQRLSGEDPVLEWVSGTALRPVRNALDDAGWARFTAQLAPLLATAYPRRADGTTWLPFRRVFAVARTLG comes from the coding sequence ATGTGGGATCCCGAGAAGTACCGTAGCTTCGGCGATCATCGGTCTCGCCCGTTCTTCGAACTGATCGGGCGCATCGGCGCCGAAAAGCCCCGGCGGGTGGTCGACCTCGGATGCGGTCCCGGACACCTGTCCGCCGCACTGACCAGCCGCTGGCCCGGCGCACACCTGGAAGCCTTCGACTCCTCCCCCGAAATGGTCTCCGCGGCAAGGGAACTGGGAGTCGACGCCGAGGTCGGTACCGCACAGGACTGGCGTCCCGCGCCCGATACCGATGTCGTGGTCGCGAACGCGGTCCTGCAGTGGGTGCCCACCCACGTCGAACTCCTGCCGGAGTGGGTCGCCGCCCTGCCGGCGGGAGCCTGGCTGGCCCTGCAGGTTCCCGGCAATTTCGACGCCCCGTCCCACGTGGCCATCCGGCAACTGGCCGCCCGCGACGAATGGCGTCCGCACCTGGCCTCGACCGGAATCCTGCAGCCCCGCGACGTCCTCGATCCGGAAGGCTACGCGACGGTGCTGACCGCGGCCGGATGCACCGTCGACGCCTGGGAGACCACCTATCTGCAGCGCTTGAGCGGCGAGGATCCCGTGCTGGAATGGGTGAGCGGCACCGCACTGCGCCCGGTCCGCAACGCACTCGACGACGCCGGCTGGGCTCGCTTCACCGCACAGCTGGCCCCATTGCTGGCCACCGCCTACCCGCGCCGCGCGGACGGCACGACCTGGCTGCCGTTCCGCCGCGTCTTCGCGGTGGCCCGCACACTCGGCTGA
- a CDS encoding NADH-ubiquinone oxidoreductase-F iron-sulfur binding region domain-containing protein yields MTRSGIDEALRAFGRGSGVVALVLLSVALVAGITARSGRAILLPRTGLAEFHRGCGLRATADILGYLAAQSSGRCGPCRNGLPQLATRLNELARGGSGDPAEILRLAGSVDGRDACHHPDGAARLARSALSVFADDLAMHRHGSCDAAPHPDAARDAVALCPRSALSIVRKRR; encoded by the coding sequence GTGACGCGATCCGGAATCGACGAGGCGCTGCGGGCGTTCGGGCGCGGTAGCGGCGTGGTCGCGCTGGTTCTGCTGTCGGTGGCACTCGTCGCGGGAATCACCGCCCGATCGGGACGGGCGATACTGCTGCCGCGCACCGGCCTGGCCGAATTCCACCGGGGTTGCGGACTGCGCGCCACCGCCGACATCCTCGGCTACCTGGCGGCCCAGAGCTCCGGCCGCTGCGGCCCCTGCCGGAACGGATTGCCGCAGTTGGCGACCCGACTGAACGAGCTCGCGCGTGGCGGCTCCGGCGATCCCGCCGAGATCCTGCGCCTCGCCGGATCGGTCGACGGCCGCGACGCCTGCCATCACCCCGACGGCGCCGCCCGGCTGGCGCGGTCGGCACTGTCGGTGTTCGCCGACGATCTGGCCATGCATCGGCACGGTTCGTGCGACGCCGCACCGCACCCGGATGCCGCACGGGATGCCGTGGCGCTGTGCCCGCGCTCTGCTCTGTCCATCGTCCGAAAGCGACGGTGA